CAACAAACGGACTTCAACGACGTTGTTACAGCGGCCGGCTTTCCAATCGACGATGAAAACGAAGGAGGTTGCCATCGCTGATTAGTGATTCTCTAAGGATTATAATGTTTGAGAGGGAGCAAGTGATGCATATCAACGAAGCCTGCTCTCATATTTTTAGGTCTAGATTCACTAAACATGGAGGAAGAAGGGGTTGTCATGAATGCGGCGTAGTGGAGGTTGTGGTCTCTGGATCAATGGCGTTAATGAGAAGGGTGATTTTGTCGATTGAATGCAACCCCAAACCGTTACGCCGTTGACTGGCCAGAGGGGTGGTGAACATAAAACGTCACAGCAACAACGACACCGTCGAGACGTAGGGAAGGAGCGAGCAGGTTATAGATGATGGATTAGTTTCAGGTGGGTGGCCTGTTAATACATTAAGCCCAATTATGACATATAGTCCAATTTGTTTACATTAGACAGAAACTCAAACGTGAACGATTAAGTTGTAGAATAGAGTTTTATAGGtgatgccacgtgtcatcatttCCAACATCTTTCTTGATGACGTGGCGTTCTATACGAAGAAAACATtctcctttatatatatagatagatatatagatacTAGGGCTGGTCCGCCATACGGACGGGATGAATacttgaaaataatttaaattgttagaataagtatttaatgaaattttttattaattaaaaatataaatattagttaaatttttacatgttttttttaagacTAAATAAAGCATGTTGATAATTCGTTATATTTCGTTTTCTTGGGGTGGCattacatataataaattatgtggtgcattttatatttattataattgattgtttatatacatataagtgAGAAGCTATTAATATTGTGTAAGTTGTGATTGAGATGTAAGAGTAAAGTTGTGATTGAGAAGTTATTAATATTGTGTAAGTGAGAAGTTattaatattgattatttatattttttatttaaaatcttagaggtttttaacttgttttagttttttccatttttgttatgtttttaactttgaaaatgtttataaattataaactgcTAAATTCCCATTGAAATTTTGTGATtgaagtttaaatatttataacaaaatacaatgATTACAAAAACATACGGAAGATATATTTGCcttgtatttttaataacatataccatataaaaccaattaattatttaaattttgattttaatagttgcattgtatttttaataacaattatGGATTACTAAAAAGAATAtactatttgaatttttattaatatatagcgCTTTCCAACATAATATGcgaatgattatttttatttgaaaatgaGAAACATTTTGACTAAAATATTGTGTCTCGATACATGTAACCATGTCAATTTAATATCTAATGTTATTGGTTAGTGTATTTTAATAGAGTTGACAatccaaattaaatatattattattagttatataattgtaaaatatatattgaaatcatGTGTTACTGGTGGCATGATTTNNNNNNNNNNNNNNNNNNNNNNNNNNNNNNNNNNNNNNNNNNNNNNNNNNNNNNNNNNNNNNNNNNNNNNNNNNNNNNNNNNNNNNNNNNNNNNNNNNNNNNNNNNNNNNNNNNNNNNNNNNNNNNNNNNNNNNNNNNNNNNNNNNNNNNNNNNNNNNNNNNNNNNNNNNNNNNNNNNNNNNNNNNNNNNNNNNNNNNNNNNNNNNNNNNNNNNNNNNNNNNNNNNNNNNNNNNNNNNNNNNNNNNNNNNNNNNNNNNNNNNNNNNNNNNNNNNNNNNNNNNNNNNNNNNNNNNNNNNNNNNNNNNNNNNNNNNNNNNNNNNNNNNNNNNNNNNNNNNNNNNNNNNNNNNNNNNNNNNNNNNNNNNNNNNNNNNNNNNNNNNNNNNNNNNNNNNNNNNNNNNNNNNNNNNNNNNNNNNNNNNNNNNNNNNNNNNNNNNNNNNNNNNNNNNNNNNNNNNNNNNNNNNNNNNNNNNNNNNNNNNNNNNNNNNNNNNNNNNNNNNNNNNNNNNNNNNNNNNNNNNNNNNNNNNNNNNNNNNNNNNNNNNNNNNNNNNNNNNNNNNNNNNNNNNNNNNNNNNNNNTTAAATTCGTTAATATTATGCAATCCTACCGGTTTCCTTAGTTAAAGACTTTAGATATCACCTAAAATCTTTTTTTGctaacaaaatagaaaaaatctcGCTAACTTGGCCATCAAGGATATATATCACCTAAAATCTTTTTTTGCTTGATTACTACTCTTGTGATTTCCTTAACTGATCACTTAGAATATCCAATATATTATTCTCGGTGACCTATATTGAACATCAAGTTAGCGAGCACTATATATACACCCCAACATCCTCTATTGTTTCTCACATCTAATCATACCTACATCCCTCGAAAAACCTAAAATGTCTTCAATCATGCAAGTCACTTCTTTGAAAGATGTGAAACCCTTCAAGAGTGGTTGGAAAGTGCATGTGAAAGTGTTGCACACTTGGAAGCAATACAACGCAGTGCATGGTGACACCCTTGAGATTGTGCTATCCGATGATAATGTGAGTCTTGTGTTATGCGTGAGTTTTTAATAgtgttttcttcattttatagttttaagttTCCAAGGGAAAAATGCATGTATCGATCTATAGTTTTAATCTCGTGCCAAATAACTAATCAATGTTTAATGAATGTAcaagggaaaaaaaaatccatgccTCTTGcaagaagacttacatggagaGTAAAGGACGCCTTCTTCCAGTTGGAGCATGGAGGTGGATTCAGAATTTCAGCCTCAGTCCTGCAAATGGATGCTATCGATCAACCGATCATTCCTACAAAATGAGTTTCGTTCAGAATAGAACAATCACGAGATCTCCTCTTGTGAATGAAGACATGTTCTTAAGTTTGGTGGACTTTCAGTCTGTTTTGAGTGGATCACTCAACCCAAATTTTCTCATTGGTAATTTAGAAATTAGTAACTGTGTTTTGTTACATTTTGACCAACTGAAACCGCTGATTCTTAAAACTATTTTGCAGATGTGATTGGTCAGGTTATGGAATTGGGAGACCTTGAAACTATCCAAGTCGTAGGGAAACCAAAAAGGAAAGTGGAGTTTACACTTCGCGACATCAAGTAAGTAATTTTTCAgggtttatataaattttatttcatatctAATTCATATTAATTCAATACATATTCTACTTTAAATTATAGTGACTCCCGTGTTCCCTGTTGTCTCTGGGGCAAATTTGCTGAGGTCCTCTATGAGGGTTGCAGCAAAGAAGAAGAGGGTAAGCCCATATGTCTAATCAGGTTTGCAAAGATCGGGAGATAAAGATGTATACTCTTTTCAAGTCTatgaaattaaagaaaattgtaaattattatattcaatTGGATTGTTAACCGTTTCATAATATACATTGCTATATATTCGTGTCAGGTGAACTCCAAATCACCAATGCATTTGAGGCATCACAGCTCTTGATTAATCCTTCAATTCCAGAGACTGATGCCTTCAAACAAATGTGGTGTTCTGTTTCATCTTATCTATTTTAGCTTGTGTCTATACATGTTTTTTCTTGAACTGTTAATCAGTATGTTGTTTATACGCATGTGTTAGGTTTGTTGATGAGGATAAACCCCTCGCCCTATGGGAGTCTAATGATGAGAAACTTGAGTTGGATGATATGAGAAGTATCCAAGACAAGCGTGACAAATGGTTACTCTTTCCAAAAAGAACCATTCGTGAAATACTTGAGTCAACTCAGGTACGGGActtaattttaagaatttttcctctgtgaaaattataatatacacTGACAAGTCGGGTGGTTATCAGGTTGAAAAGTGCTTGGTCATCTGCAGTCTATGCAATTGACTCAGACTGGGGTTGGTATTACTTTGGTTGTTGCATATGCAACAAAAAGGTGGTAAAAGTGGGAACTTTGGTGAAAACTCTTCATGGTAAAGAGATCACTACCCATATCTGGTGGTGTGAGGTGTGCAAAGAGAATGTCTCTAATGTGTCTCAAGGTGAGTCTTTTTTAATCGTATAAGTTACTCTTTCTAATCAAGAAGCGACTCTCACTTTGTGTTATCttattgttggtgttttgtGAAGGTTTAAACTGCATTTGATGGTTAAGGATGATACAGGAGAAACAAAATTGATGCTTCTTGATCTCATTGCCAAAGGAATGATAATTGAATCGGCAATGAAACTGCTGAATGGATCATTCGATGAGGTGTGATTTTAAAACTGTGTATTATTGATATTTCTCCTGAGGCTGAAATAGATAGAGTTGTgtgttactaatattttttatgcttcTTTTGTAATTAAGCTCGAGGATCCTACAGATTTGCCTGATGCCATCCTTGCTGTTGTTGGAAAGACATTCACATTTGGAATTTCTGTTGAAAAAGAACATGTTTTGTATGGATCTGAGATTTACAAGGTTGGGAAAATCTTTAAAGACAGAATGGTTGCTTTAACCGATTCAGTTAAACTAGAGAATTCTCAGACTGATGGAGTATTGACTCTTACAAGTGGTGAAGAGGTATgattgtatgttttattttatctaagaTTCACTTCATATACATGAGAACGTTGTATTATTAATTACGAGTCTTACTAAaactattttgttatattttagagCTCTGTTAGACTCACTGAGAGTCAGGAACACAC
The Brassica oleracea var. oleracea cultivar TO1000 unplaced genomic scaffold, BOL UnpScaffold00689, whole genome shotgun sequence genome window above contains:
- the LOC106319914 gene encoding uncharacterized protein LOC106319914; its protein translation is MSSIMQVTSLKDVKPFKSGWKVHVKVLHTWKQYNAVHGDTLEIVLSDDNVMELGDLETIQVVGKPKRKVEFTLRDINDSRVPCCLWGKFAEVLYEGCSKEEEGKPICLIRFVDEDKPLALWESNDEKLELDDMRSIQDKRDKWLLFPKRTIREILESTQSMQLTQTGVGITLVVAYATKRFKLHLMVKDDTGETKLMLLDLIAKGMIIESAMKLLNGSFDEV